From the Fusarium musae strain F31 chromosome 11, whole genome shotgun sequence genome, one window contains:
- a CDS encoding hypothetical protein (EggNog:ENOG41): MSNPTLDQLEDAHKKGIVLGLAGFGVGQRLDIDVMLTEQPDTFNLYLIALMELEGMKDLPWPTPEGFSFQTIFRQVANVAKRFSESNIPDEQKKKYLDAAKQFRLPYWDYYRPRAYTKPTFPGITNPNDGTTTGPLDWGAPQIFTLPEVMVRRLPDNKLIPMANPFFQFAFSPEQLNKIKLDQDPKKRIPTELENKLQTIRHGGSDADATASLNDDLNQERENRIRLCLALIEDEVYRNFRTFCTNAVFPKPNEEPKATLERPSGSIEDLHNSYHMIIGGDTGHMNDPSTAAFDPIFWMHHAQIDRLFAIWQAANGDEHWFNELRKEDQGKGTLNLMPFRKSISENKAKTYWNSDMSRRTTDFGYTYPDLAGGQTGDTVRKEFREKYEWSRRTTARPVFGTPPDNMKPIQVGKAQVFQYTSDTSSGDLLKHPGVPMQEMQQQTVMAAMSSSPQYADDWYIDVVVERMLANGSYTIYYIIGDVEGQTGQEWSRLPGFAGLSHILAAPASVCENCASQEEQAQLVTSTTAITSLLLDYVQIGKLENMEEDSVKKFLINNLKWRAQTIAGEVLNPRDMDRNHTFNLSISRKRTPVPRSAGDVQYDTYPEVIEAIIRNSS; this comes from the exons atgaGCAATCCAACTTTGGACCAGCTCGAAGATGCCCATAAGAAGGGTATTGTACTTGGCCTTGCTGGCTTCGGTGTAGGACAGCGCCTTGACATCGATGTCATGCTGACCGAGCAGCCTGATACCTTCAatctttatcttatcgcCTTGATGGAACTCGAAGGGATGAAGGATCTGCCTTGGCCGACTCCCGAAGGCTTTTCCTTC CAAACCATCTTCCGTCAGGTTGCCAATGTTGCCAAACGATTTTCCGAGTCGAACATCCCGGAtgaacagaagaagaagtatctCGATGCTGCTAAGCAATTTCGTCTTCCGTACTGGGACTACTATCGCCCCCGAGCATACACCAAGCCGACCTTCCCAGGTATCACCAACCCCAACGACGGCACCACAACAGGGCCATTGGACTGGGGTGCTCCGCAGATCTTCACACTACCCGAGGTCATGGTCAGGCGTCTCCCAGATAACAAACTCATTCCCATGGCAAACCCCTTCTTCCAGTTTGCGTTCAGCCCTGAACAACTCAACAAGATAAAGCTTGACCAGGACCCGAAGAAAAGAATTCCGACAGAATTA GAGAACAAATTACAGACAATCCGGCATGGAGGGTCCGATGCAGACGCTACGGCAAGCCTCAATGATGACCTGAATCAAGAACGCGAAAACCGGATTCGCCTCTGCCTCGCCTTGATCGAAGACGAGGTTTACAGAAACTTCAGAACGTTTTGTACCAACGCGGTCTTTCCTAAGCCCAATGAGGAACCAAAAGCAACACTTGAAAGACCTTCTGGCTCCATCGAAGATCTCCACAATTCTTATCATATGATAATCGGTGGTGATACAGGACATATGAACGATCCCTCAACGGCGGCTTTCGACCCGATCTTCTGGATGCATCACGC CCAAATTGACAGACTGTTCGCGATCTGGCAGGCTGCCAACGGTGATGAGCACTGGTTCAATGAGCTCCGAAAGGAGGACCAAGGAAAGGGCACGCTCAACCTGATGCCGTTCCGCAAGTCGATTTCGGAGAACAAGGCAAAGACTTACTGGAACTCCGACATGTCCAGGAGGACTACAGACTTTGGCTACACGTATCCGGACTTGGCGGGTGGTCAGACAGGAGATACGGTTCGTAAGGAGTTCAGGGAAAAGTATGAATGGAGCCGACGTACTACCGCTAGGCCTGTGTTCGGCACACCACCCGATAACATGAAGCCTATACAGGTCGGCAAGGCCCAGGTCTTCCAGTACACTTCTGACACCTCGTCTGGAGATCTCTTGAAGCATCCCGGTGTGCCCATGCAAGAGATGCAGCAACAGACTGTGATGGCCGCCATGTCATCCAGCCCGCAGTATGCAGATGATTGGTATATCGACGTTGTCGTCGAGAG AATGCTCGCTAATGGGTCTTACACCATCTACTACATCATCGGTGACGTTGAAGGACAGACCGGCCAGGAGTGGTCGCGTCTCCCTGGCTTTGCGGGATTGTCCCATATCTTAGCTGCCCCTGCCAGCGTCTGCGAGAACTGTGCCAGTCAGGAAGAGCAAGCGCAGCTTGTCACCAGTACAACTGCGATCACTTCGCTGCTTCTCGACTACGTCCAGATCGGAAAGCTGGAAAAcatggaagaagacagcGTTAAGAAGTTCCTTATCAACAACTTGAAGTGGCGAGCCCAGACT ATAGCTGGTGAGGTCCTTAACCCCAGGGATATGGACAGGAACCACACTTTCAACCTCAGCATTAGTCGCAAGCGAACTCCAGTGCCACGCAGCGCAGGTGATGTGCAGTATGATACTTACCCTGAGGTCATCGAGGCTATTATCCGGAATTCTTCTTAG
- a CDS encoding hypothetical protein (EggNog:ENOG41~CAZy:CE10~MEROPS:MER0034548) — MDTYLDPINRKFADAAAEGPPLYTKTYQEARDILEGIQNYQTASDIETEEVKVPVNGEDVTTVIFRPANAQGTLNMIFYTHGGGWILGSPTAHGALMEDFARQTGAAVVFPYYTPAPEAQYPVQFEQVYGVLDHFVKNGDKYNIKADRFGLAGDSVGGHMAIAMTQLAQSRNLPSKIGQIVLLYPVTDTHSKSETYKTYKDGPYLSEKTMDWMIPAFLPNEEDRKLPLTSPLQFAPDEVLAKFPPTTVFLSGADPLIGEGEAFGHRLQQLRVDAAVIKADGQVHDFAMLAPIRVSPTARAVVELASSKLLKAFSEN; from the exons ATGGACACTTATCTTGACCCAATTAACCGCAAGTTTGCGGATGCGGCCGCTGAAGGTCCACCGCTGTACACTAAGACTTATCAGGAAGCGCGGGACATTTTGGAAGGCATCCAAAACTACCAGACTGCGTCGGACATCGAGACCGAGGAGGTCAAAGTCCCAGTCAATGGCGAAGATGTCACCACTGTCATATTCCGCCCTGCCAATGCCCAGGGCACACTGAACATGATCTTTTACACACACGGTGGTGGATGGATTCTCGGAAG TCCCACGGCGCATGGAGCATTGATGGAAGACTTTGCTCGCCAAACTGGCGCTGCGGTTGTCTTTCCCTACTACACTCCAGCTCCCGAAGCTCAGTACCCCGTTCAGTTTGAGCAGGTCTACGGAGTTCTTGATCATTTCGTGAAGAATGGCGATAAGTATAATATCAAAGCTGATCGTTTCGGTCTCGCTGGTGACAGTGTTGGAG GACATATGGCCATTGCGATGACCCAGCTCGCTCAAAGCCGCAACTTGCCCTCCAAGATTGGTCAAATCGTCTTGCTATACCCCGTCACAGACACACATAGCAAGTCTGAGACCTACAAGACATACAAAGACGGACCTTATCTCTCCGAAAAGACCATGGACTGGATGATCCCAGCTTTTCTCCCCAATGAAGAGGACAGAAAGCTCCCATTGACCTCGCCTCTTCAGTTCGCCCCAGACGAGGTTCTCGCCAAGTTCCCACCGACAACTGTCTTCCTCTCCGGCGCGGACCCACTGATTGGGGAGGGCGAAGCGTTTGGCCACCGTCTGCAGCAGCTCCGTGTTGATGCGGCAGTTATCAAGGCAGATGGACAGGTTCACGACTTTGCGATGTTGGCACCCATCCGTGTTTCTCCTACAGCCCGGGCTGTGGTGGAGCTTGCGTCTTCAAAGTTACTGAAAGCATTCTCAGAGAACTGA
- a CDS encoding hypothetical protein (EggNog:ENOG41), which yields MPAALETALETKSIDVHFKLKEGKKYPKTVDLEKLKEHYGEGNVSFVESKNKFFTIQVRKVCDTADQMKEELWPVLDEIEIFKTWEPERIMVWLSDSSCVYLMGDPYPGNFGRQQSKLGEKDEWTGMRDVKTWEEARYAGIEG from the exons ATGCCTGCCGCCCTCGAGACCGCCCTCGAGACCAAGTCAATCGACGTCCACTTCAAGCTGAAGGAGGGGAAAAAATACCCCAAGACTGTCGAcctggagaagctcaaggaacaCTACGGAGAGGGCAACGTCTCGTTTGTGGAGTCCAAGAACAAATTCTTCACCATCCAAGTCAGAAAGGTGTGCGACACGGCGGATCAGATGAAGGAAGAGCTCTGGCCCGTGCTCGACGAGATCGAAATCTTCAAGACTTGGGAGCCGGAAAGAATCATGGTGTGGCTTTCGGACAGTTCCTGTGTGTATCTCATGGGGGATCCCTATCCTGGCAA TTTTGGTCGTCAACAAAGCAAACTTGGCGAAAAGGACGAGTGGACGGGGATGCGGGATGTGAAGACATGGGAAGAGGCGCGATACGCAGGAATTGAAGGGTGA
- a CDS encoding hypothetical protein (EggNog:ENOG41), with amino-acid sequence MAFKWENGRRYHAYKDGSYWAPNDDRQQEAEDLMHEVYRIILGNSLYEAPIGDNPQKVLDIGCGTGIWAIEFADEHPSADVLGVDLSPIQPNFVPPNCRFEVDDITNEWTYPEDTFDFIHIRSMIGCLPDWTDFYRKAFKHTKPGGWVESVELWGNSKCDDDTLKPESPLHKWVEVFKKIESLTGKSFFWDDKMQESISDAGFINVSGRRIKVPIGTWPKDKTLKQWGAWNRHFLLQGLEGFSIRGLTEMLGWKYEDAQLFLADMRKELTNPALHAYLDV; translated from the exons ATGGCGTTCAAGTGGGAGAATGGAAGGCGATACCACGCTTACAAAGATGGGTCCTATTG GGCTCCGAATGATGAtcgccaacaagaagctgaagaccTCAT GCACGAGGTATACAGAATCATCCTCGGTAATTCACTGTACGAGGCACCCATTGGAGATAATCCTCAG AAAGTTCTTGACATAGGATGCGGAACTGGTATCTGGGCAAT CGAATTCGCTGATGAGCATCCTTCTGCTGATGTTCTTGGAGTCGATCTCTCTCCTATTCAGCCAAACTTCGTACCGCCCAACTGCAGATTCGAGGTTGACGATATCACAAATGAATGGACTTATCCCGAAGACACCTTTGACTTCATCCACATCCGCTCTATGATAGGATGTCTTCCCGACTGGACTGACTTTTACCGCAAAGCATTCAA GCACACGAAACCTGGTGGCTGGGTAGAAAGCGTTGAGCTCTGGGGCAACTCAAAGTGTGATGACGATACCTTGAAGCCTGAGTCGCCACTACACAAGTGGGTAGAGGTCTTTAAGAAGATTGAGTCTCTGACAGGCAAATCTTTCTTCTGGGACGATAAAATGCAGGAGTCAATCTCTGACGCTGGATTTATCAATGTTTCGGGTCGAAGGATCAAGGTTCCTATTGGGACTTGGCCGAAGGATAAGACTCTGAAGCAATGGGGTGCTTGGAACcgccattttcttcttcagggCCTCGAAGGTTTCTCGATTCGTGGTCTTACCGAAATGCTGGGC TGGAAATACGAGGATGCTCAGCTGTTCTTGGCTGACATGCGTAAAGAGTTGACGAACCCAGCTCTGCATGCCTATCTTGATGTGTGA
- a CDS encoding hypothetical protein (EggNog:ENOG41), protein MSGAERAAPIREVPRPVGRAETDIEALQKSEPTKNTDSSRHTRASSPDFNKLLLGMILKREKDNPKIGPASHKALTEFLEDSKAKDEREDIKKPLKGFSDSSTLITSKSTKDEIAPILDISIVDLVSHLFSEQNSAIYSTPLHHNLDHPINQYFISSSHNTYLRGRQVAARSKLKGYIETLSQGCRSVEVDCWDGRDGQPIVKHGYSLTTSISFRSVIETINNYAFFASDLPLWLSLEVHCSPAQRDIMARTMLEIFKSSLVVEPLDASSQKLPSPNLLRGKILLKVKVAQTPEPLQEALAPEYLNLDGLTEDVENDDHQYHPGDLLQSLAVYGASRRLPKDAEFDTHRNFIYSVSERNFKKHTKDNCSLELAGTSHLVRVYPDPNRVDSSNFDPLQCWRQGVQMAGLNCQTDDFYMSLNQAMFHGSLGYVLKASPQSTQIRLQVDVLMAQGLKVSTGYGPVYAKLKLLTPDTTSQKTRTTAISVQGLDVVFDENLEMSMKTNYPHLTFLHWSIKTMSNSRSMSITSGTAKLQNLKEGYRVLPLGDASNNEGRLLAFTPSTQ, encoded by the exons ATGTCGGGGGCCGAAAGAGCGGCACCTATCCGAGAAGTCCCTAGGCCTGTTGGGCGCGCTGAAACAGATATTGAAGCGCTTCAGAAGTCGGAGCCAACCAAGAATACGGATTCCAGCCGTCATACTCGAGCATCTTCACCAGACTTCAATAAGCTTTTGTTAGGGATGATCCTCAAGCGCGAAAAAGACAATCCAAAGATTGGTCCAGCATCCCACAAGGCACTTACAGAGTTTCTAGAAGACTCAAAGGCGAAAGATGAAAGAGAGGATATCAAGAAACCCCTGAAAGGTTTCAGCGATTCTTCCACGCTGATAACTTCGAAAAGCACCAAGGACGAAATTGCACCAATTCTAGACATCTCAATAGTTGACCTAGTCTCTCATCTATTCTCGGAACAAAATTCAGCTATCTACAGCACCCCTCTGCACCATAACCTCGATCATCCCATCAATCAatacttcatctcatcttctcacAACACGTACCTCCGGGGCCGCCAAGTCGCCGCTCGGTCCAAGCTCAAAGGCTACATCGAAACGCTTTCGCAAGGCTGCCGATCTGTGGAGGTCGATTGCTGGGACGGACGAGACGGGCAGCCGATCGTCAAACACGGATATAGTTTGACAACCTCTATCAGCTTTCGGTCTGTTATAGAGACCATCAACAATTATGCCTTCTTTGCTTCTGACTTGCCTTTGTGGCTATCACTGGAAGTACACTGTAGCCCGGCGCAGAGAGATATCATGGCACGTACCATGCTTGAGATATTCAAGTCAAGCTTGGTAGTTGAACCACTTGATGCATCTTCACAAAAACTACCATCTCCTAATCTGCTTCGGGGAAAGATCCTGCTGAAAGTCAAGGTAGCTCAAACTCCAGAACCACTTCAGGAAGCACTTGCACCTGAATACTTGAACTTGGACGGTCTTACGGAAGATGTTGAGAACGACGATCACCAGTATCATCCAGGCGATTTACTACAGAGTCTCGCAGTGTATGGAGCTAGCAGACGACTACCGAAAGACGCAGAGTTCGACACGCATAGGAACTTCATCTACTCTGTCTCCGAGCGAAACTTCAAGAAACACACCAAAGACAACTGTTCGCTTGAATTAGCGGGAACAAGTCATCTTGTTCGCGTATATCCGGATCCGAACAGGGTTGACTCATCCAACTTCGACCCCCTCCAATGTTGGAGACAAGGCGTTCAGATGGCCGGTCTGAATTGCCAGACGGATGACTTCTACATGAGTTTGAATCAAGCAATGTTTCATGGGAGCTTGGGATATGTGCTAAAAGCTTCACCGCAATCAACGCAGATACGTCTCCAAGTCGATGTTCTCATGGCACAGGGCCTCAAGGTCTCAACAGGGTACGGGCCGGTCTACGCCAAGTTGAAGTTGTTAACACCCGATACAACGAGCCAGAAAACACGGACGACAGCTATTTCTGTACAAGGCTTGGATGTGGTCTTTGATGAGAACTTGGAGATGTCGATGAAGACTAACTACCCTCATCTTACATTCCTGCACTGGTCAATTAAGACCATGTCCAACAGTCGCTCCATGTCAATCACTTCAGGCACTGCTAAGCTTCAGAATCTGAAGGAGGGATATAGGGTCCTCCCCCTGGGTGACGCGTCAAATAACGAGGGGC GACTGCTTGCATTTACACCTTCAACGCAGTAA
- a CDS encoding hypothetical protein (EggNog:ENOG41) translates to MSYIINPQKYTITFMFYETDTVQDNQTAAGNNLFSLILQKYGDRLEECQADQWRFFLAITQCLHANGERLYQELLDVLEKTGLFHQDGVFKVPQLFEWIVFEETAEGLKFTSKHSSDTLELFRRYKGRIFL, encoded by the coding sequence ATGAGCTACATCATCAACCCACAAAAGTACACGATCACGTTCATGTTCTACGAGACCGACACTGTCCAAGACAACCAAACAGCCGCCGGCAACAatctcttcagcctcatcctaCAGAAGTACGGCGACCGCCTTGAGGAATGTCAGGCGGACCAGTGGAGGTTCTTCCTTGCGATCACGCAGTGTTTGCATGCGAATGGTGAACGGCTGTACCAGGAACTACTGGATGTCTTGGAAAAAACTGGACTTTTTCATCAAGACGGCGTTTTCAAAGTACCTCAACTTTTCGAGTGGATTGTCTTCGAGGAGACTGCCGAGGGTCTGAAGTTCACATCCAAGCACAGCAGCGACACTCTTGAGTTGTTTCGCAGATACAAAGGGAGGATTTTCCTGTGA